GGTGAGCGACAAGAAGTCCAGTATCGCCCCCATCGAGGTCGCGTAGCCCGAGGCGATCGAGGCGAGGATATGGGACGGGAGCGCGCCCCCCTCCCCGAGGCGCGACCGGAGCGGCTCGGTGGCGGCGCGGATGTAGTGCTCGAAAAGCATCTCCCGGTCGCCCCGCTTCTTCGAGACGAGGATCGCCTCGCCCTCCCGGTCGTAGCCGGGGCGCCCCGCCCTTCCTGCGAACTGTTTGTACTCGAACACCGGGATCGGCCGCTGTCCCAGCCCGGCCTCGTAGCGCCCCCAGTCCCTGATCACGACCCGCCGGGCGGGGAGGTTCACCCCGGCGGCGAGCGTGGGCGTTGCGCAGATGGCCTTGATGAGTCCCGCGCGGAACGCCCCCTCGACGAGGCGGCGCTGTTCCGGGTGCAGGCCGGCGTGGTGGAACGCGGCGCCGCACCGGATCGCGTCCGCGAGCTCGGCGCAGAGGCGCGTCGGCTCCTGGAGGGCGGTGCCGGCGGAACGGGCGATCTCCCGGAGGGCCGCCTTCTCCTCCGGCGCGAGGCGCCCCTTCAGATGGGGGGCGAGGTGGCGCGCCGCCGCCTGCGTGGACCGCCGCGAGTTGACGAAGACGAGCGCCTGCCCGCCCGCGTCCACGGTTTCGGTGACAAGCGATTGCGACGGGTTGGCCTTCGCCGCGACGAGCGAGCGGGTGGTATGGTCGGCGTAGTAGATCGTGTTCCCCTCGTAGACGCCCTCCAGGAGCGGGACCGGCCGCCAGTCGCTCGAGACGAGCGCCGCGTTCAGCCACGCGGCGACCTCCCGGGCGTTGCGGACGGTGGCGCTCAGGGCGAGGATCTGCAGGCCCGGGTTCACCTGCCGGAGCCGGGCGATGACGAATTCGAGCGTCGGGCCGCGCCCCGGATCGTGAAGGTAGTGGACCTCGTCCATCACGGCGACGGTGAGCGACTCCGCCAGCCATCGGGCGCGCATCCGCAGGAGCGAGTCCACCTTCTCCGAGGTGGCGACGAGGATCTGGTGCCTCGCGAGGCGCGCGCCCGGCGAGTCGTACTCGCCGGTCGCCACGCCGACCGAGATCCCCAGCGGCGCCCAGCGCTTCTTGAACTCCTCGTACTTTTCCGTGGCGAGCGCCCGCAGGGGCACGACGTAGAGGCAGCGCCCGTCGGCATCGAGGATGCTCTTCACCATGCACAGCTCCGCGACGAGCGTCTTCCCCGCGGCGGTTGGGACGGCCATCAGGAGGTTCTTCCCCTTCAGCATCCCGGAGCGGACCGCCTCGGCCTGCGGCGGGTAGAGGGACGCGTATCCCGCCTCGAGAAGGCTCTCCACGAGCGGCTGCGGCACGCCGTGTTTCGACTGGAGCTCGGAAATCTTCATGGGCGGACACCGCCCGACGGGAGGCCGACGGGGCGCGGCACACGAGGCGATGTTTCGCACAGTTGGATGACGTCGCGTGTCGGCATATCGATGCGGGTGCCTTCGGTGGCGCGGACCCCGGATGGGATGCACCATCCTACCATATGCCGCCGCGTTGTGCGCCCCGGATTTGCGCCTTCGGCCCGGGAGCGGTGGGGATCCCCGCACGGGGCCGACGCGTGTGCAGGCATCGAGAAAGATATCGGCGGGGATGATTTCGAAAAGAGGCGCGTATAATGGGGGAGCACGCACGGCGAGGCGGGGCGGGTGCCGCTTCGCAGACAAGGGAGGACACGGCATGAAGAGGCCGGCAGCGGTTGCACTGGCGCTTGCGCTCCTGGCGATGACGGCGTCGGGCGCGCGGGCGGGGGACAAAATCAAGGTGAAGCGCGAGTACCACACCCCGTACGGGAAGGTCAAGGTGAAGGAGTATTACCACCGCAACCCGGCCCCGTACTACTACGGGGCCCCGCCCGTCTACGGCCCGGCGTACTATGCGCCGCCCGCCTTCCACGCGCCCCCGCCCGCATACTACCCCCCGTACTGCCCGGGGACGTACTACAACCCGGCGCCGTACCCGTACGGGGCGCCGTACAAGGTCAAGATCGACGACTGAAACGGGCCGGGCGGGGCGGATTCGGCGGAAACGGCGGGCATGGGGCGCAGCCCTCTGCGTGCGTCCTATGCCTGTCGGGCAAATGCGGTTCGCGACGGAACACGCCGCCGGGGCGCGCACATCTTCGCCCGGCGGATGCAGTCGGGGGCGGGATCCGCGATTTGGCGGATGTCGCCGCAGGCGAAAGGCGAGACGCCCCGCAGGCACGCCGCGCCCATCGAGGCGCCGCCTGCACCGAGGATTTTCGGGATCCCCGCCGCCTTCCACCCTCCACGAGCACGATGTCAGCCCCGGAGAAGAACGACCCCGCCGCGCGCGCGGGCGAAAAGTCGGGAGGCGTGGTCACGCATCGGCGGGCAGGGCGGGCGGCTACGCATCGTAGAGCGTGCCGGAGTCGTCCCTGCTGAAACCCGCTCCGCCGTCCCCCTCGATCCCCTCCGGGTCCTCCCCCGCCTCGAGGCGTTCGGCCATCTCGTCGATCTCCCCGGGCATCTCCTCGCCCAGCTCCCCGCCCATCTTCCGCATCCATCGGGCGATGGATTTCGGGTCGTTTTCGTCGATGCCGGAGAGGGCGGACGGGTCGGCGAGCTTCTCCATGCGCGACTCCTCGCTCCGGCCGACCCGGAAGGCCGAGATGGCGCGCCGCATCCCGCCCCCGCCGCACTTCGGACATTTCGGCGCCTTATGCGAGGCGGTGTTCCGCACGAGGAAACTGAAGATCTTCGCGCAGCGCGAACAGGCGTACTCGTAGATCGGCATGGTCGTAATCTACCATAGTCGAGGCGGGCGTTTCCAGCGCCCGGAGCGCCCCGGCGGCGCCCGTCGTTTCCCGGGAACCGCCGGGGAACGGGGCCGCGTTCTTTGTGCGCGCCGACTGACAGGGAGGGAACGCCCCGGTGCGATTTACCTGCGCGCGCCCCCCCGTGGATGCTATACTGCCGCTCTCCAGGGCGGTCGATATCCGGGCGGTGTTCGTAGCGCCGCCGTGCGTGCGTGACCGCGGACATCCGTGCCATGACCGAACTCAAAGAGAAGATCGGCCGAAGCACCGTGCTCACCTTCCTGGCCCACTTCCTGAAGCTCGCGGTCGCCTTCGTCCTCCTTCCCTACATCGTCTCCACGATCGGGAAGGAGCGGTTCGGCCTCTGGGTGATCGTGGTCGTGGTCACGCAGTACTGCGGCCTGGCGGACCTCGGGATCGCCCATCCGCTCTCGAAGTACATCGCGGAGTATTACGCCAAACGGGAGCCGGACCGGATCAACCAGGTGGTGACGACCGGCCTCGCCTTCTACGTCGTCTTTGGCGCCGTCGTTCTCACCGTCGTCTGCGCGATGAGCGGCTTCTTCCTTCGCCTGTTCGCCTTTCCCCCCGCCCTGTACCCCGACGCCCTCTTCGCCCTTCGGATCGGCGTGCTGATCTTCGTCATCGAGCTCGCCGCGGCGTGCGTGACCTCCGTGCTGCGGGGCCTTCAGCGGATCGACGTCACCCGCAAGGTCCAGATGCTCTACGTCGTCATCAACGCCGCCGGGACCGTGCTCGTCCTCTGGATGGGGTTCGGCCTCCGCGGCCTCTTTCTGAACGATCTCGCCTGCCTCTGCGCCACCGCCGCCCTCGAGATCGGGCTCTCCTTCGCCGCCCTCCCGTCGCTGCGCATCGCCCGTCGCTTCCTCTCGTCCGAGATGTTCAGGAGGCTCTTCAGCTTCGGCATCAGGGTCCAGATGAGCCGGTTCTCGGCCCTGATCGGCTTCCAGCTCGACAAGGTGCTGATCGGCTACTTCCTCTCCGTCGGCCTGGTGACCTACTACGAGATCGGCGCCAAGATCTCCTTCGCCCTCCGCCAGCTCCCGCTCCTCGTCTTCCCGATCCTCGTTCCCGCCTTCTCGGAACTGTCGGTGCGCCGGAACCGGGCCGAGATCTACGACTTCGCCGTGCGCCTGTCGAAGGTGCTCGCCTTCGCCGCGGTGCCGTGCACCGTCTTCACGATCTTCGCCGCGCCGCGGTTCATCGAGGCGTGGGTGGGTCCGGGGTACGGGCTGTCGGCGCGGGTCACGCGGCTCCTCTCCGTCGGGTACCTGGCGGACGTCCTTCCCCTGATCCTCTACGCCGTCCTGCAGGGGATGGAGCGGCCCCATTTCCAGATGTGGACCTCGACCCTCTCCGCCGCCGCCAACCTCGTCCTCAGTGTCGCCCTGATCCGCTGGATCGGCTTCATCGGCGCGCCGCTGGGCACCTGCATCGCGATGACCGTCACCTCCGCGTTCTTCGTCTGGATCGCCCACCGGTTCTTCTTCCGGGTCCGGGCCCTTCCGGCGCTCAGACGCACGCTGCGTGCGCCGTGCGCCGCGAGCGCGCTCGCCCTCGTCCCGCTCGTCGCCTGCGACCGCGCCCCGTCGCTCCTCTCCGCCCCGCCGTCGCGGCTCGCCAACCTCGGCATCCTTTCCCTCCAGGGGCTGCTCTTCCTTGCGGCGTACCTCGTCCTCGCCCGGCGTCTGGGGCACTTCACGCGGGAGGAGAAGGAGGAGCTCGGGCGGTATGTGCCGTGCGCGCGCCTGCTGCTCGGCTGATGCGAACGGCCATGATCGCGGGAGGGTGTCGATCCCGGCGGCGAGCGTCTTGACCGGGCGGGTGTCGAAGACCTCGTTCCCCTCGTCGTACTTGGCGCCGGAATTGTGGTTGCTGTGGGGGATGACGACAAGTCCCTTCTCGGTGTCCAGCTCGTTGAAGAGCTGTTCGGAATACCCCTTCACCTCCGGCCAGTCGCCGTTGGCCAGTATGATGTAGACGTTCTTGGGCTGCGCGACGGGGAGGTACTGGAACAGGTCGAGCGGTCTGACGAGGCGTTCCCGGCAGGGGAGGGGGACGGGCCGGCCGAGGACGTTCCCCGGTTCCCGGGCGCAGCGCAGCGTGGTCCGTTCCGAGTACCGGTCGAGCGACTCGTAGTTTCCAGGGCTTATGCTCACGATGTTCTTCACGAGCGGGTCGATCGCGCCGACCGCGAAGGAGAGGCTCCCCCCGAGCGAGTGGCCGGCGAGGGTGATCTTCTCCCGGTCGACAGGGAGCTTTTCCGCCATGTGCCGCAGCGCCGCCCGGACGTCCGCGACGAAATCCAGGTCCTCCGGAACCCGGCGCCTCGACACCTTGCCTGACTCCCCGAATCCCCGCAGGTCGATCGCGAAGACGAGATAGCCGTGCGCGATGAGCTTCCGGTACAGCGCCGCGTGCATCCCGGTCTCCTTCCCATCCGGCGGGGTCCCGTGGACGAACAGGATGCCGTGGCGTTTCGTCCACGGAAGGCTGCGCGGATAGTGGATCCTCCCCACGAGGGTGCAAAGGTGCGGGCCGGAGAAGACGGCGGTTCTGGTCCTGAACGCGAAGGGGGCGCGCAGGCGGGGGAGCTGTGTCCCCCCCGCCGCGCCGAGACAAACGCAGGCGGCCGCAACGACAAGGCAGCATCGCGGCGATTCCGCGCCTGCCCCCGCAAAAGTCCGCGCTTGCAAAACGGTCAGGGAAGAATGATGATATGCACCGCGCCCCCCGGCGCCGCAACGGCCCGCCGTGGGACGCCGGGATGCGCCGCGTGGAGGTGCGCCATGAGTGAACCGCCGGGCCTGTCGCCGTCCGTGCTGGAGCTGGTGAAGCGGGGGGTCGTGATCCGCTGCCCCGGTTCAGTCGAGGTGGACCCGTCGGTCGACCCCGCCCGCATTGCGCCCGGCGCGATCATCCACGCGGGCTGCCGGCTCTCCGGGTCCGCGACCTCCGTCGGCCCCGGCTCCGAGCTCGGCAAAGAGGGGCCGGTCGTCCTGGAGGATTGCCAGCTCGGGAGCCGTGTCGCGCTGAAGGGCGGCTTCTTCTCCGGGGCGACGTTCCTGGACGGGGTTTCGATGGGCGGCGCGGCGCACGTGCGCCCGGGCACGCTGCTGGAGGAGGAGGCCGGGGGGGCGCACGCGGTCGGCTTCAAACAGACGATCCTCCTCTCCTACGTGACGGCGGGCAGCCTGATCAACTTCTGCGACGCCCTGATGGCGGGCGGGACCAGCCGGAAAGACCACAGCGAGATCGGCTCCTCCTACGTCCATTTCAACTACACCCCCCACCAGGACAAGGCCACCCCCTCGCTGGTCGGCGACGTGCCGGGCGGGGTGATGCTGAACCAGGCGCCGATTTTCCTGGGGGGGCAGGGGGGACTGATCGGCCCCGTGCGCATCGCGTACGGCGTCGTCGTCCCCGCCGGGACGATCTGCCGGAGGGACCTCCTCGAGGCGCGGAAGCTGTTCGTCGCGCCGCCCCTGCTGCGGGAGACGCGCGCGTTCGCGCCGGGCGTCTACCGGGGCATCGACAGAATCGTCGCGAACAACCTGATCTACATCGGCAACCTCTGGGCGCTCGAGGCATGGTACCGGACCGTCCGGGAGCGCACGATGGCCGCGGACGCCTTCAGCCGGGCATGCCGCGCGGGCGCGCTGGCGCGGCTCGGCGAGGCGGTCTCGGAGCGTTTGAAGCGCCTGAAGGAGCTGGCCGCCGCGATGCCGTCCTCCCTGCGCCGCGCCCGGGCCGAGACCGGCGAGGAGCTGCCGCCGCAGGTCCGGTCGCAGCAGCAGGGGCTGATCGACCGCTGGCCGGAGATCGAGGCGGGGGTGAAGGCGGGTCCGTCGCCGGACGCCGGCGCGGCGGACCGGGACGCCTTCCTGGAGGCGTGGGAACGGGTCGACGCGGGCGCCGGGCACGTCGAGGCGGTGCAAAGCCTCGCACCGGCCGCGCGCGCGTCGGGTACGGCCTGGCTGCAGGCGATCGTGGATTCGGCGGCCGCGCTCTGGAGACGCGCATAGGGAGGGGGAATCGATGGGACGGTTGTTCGGCACCGACGGGGTCCGGGGGGTCGCCAACGTGCACCCGATGACGGCGGAGATGGCGCTGGAGATCGGCCGCGCCGCAGCGTACGTCTGCAAGCGGCACAAGACCCGGCGTCACTCGATCGTGATCGGCAAGGACACGCGGCTGAGCGGGTACATGCTGGAGTCGGCCCTGACGGCCGGGATCTGCTCGATGGGCGTGGACGTGCTGCTGGTGGGCCCGATGAGCACGCCCGGCATCGCCTTCATCACGCGGTCGATGCGGGCGGACGCCGGTGTGGTGATATCGGCCTCCCACAACCCGTACCAGGACAACGGGATCAAGCTCTTCTCGCGCGACGGCTTCAAGCTTCCGGACGCCGTGGAGGACGAGATCGAGAAGCTGATCACCGGCGGGCGCATCAAGAACATCCGGCCGACGGCCGACGAGATCGGGAAGGCCCACCGCATCGACGACGCGATGGGCCGGTACATCGTCTTCTGCAAGAGCAGCTTCCCCGAGACCCTGTCGCTGGAGGGGATGCGGATCGTGCTCGATTGCGCCAACGGCGCCACGTACAAGGCCGCCCCCACGATCTTCTCCGAGCTGGGCGCGGAGGTGACGGTCATGCACTGCGCCCCCGACGGGCTCAACATCAACGACCGGTGCGGCTCCCTGTACACGGAGGGGCTGAGCGCCAGGGTCCGCGACCTCGAGGCCGACATCGGCCTCGCGTTCGACGGCGACGGCGACCGGCTCATCGCCGTGGACGAGACCGGGCGGGAGATCACCGGCGACCATATGATGGCGATCTGCGCGAAATGGTACAAGGAGCAGGGCCTGCTCGAGAACAACCTGGTGATCGCGACGGTGATGAGCAACTTCGGCTTCTTCGTCGCCCTGCGGGAGATGGGGATCGAGCCGGGCGTGAGCAAGGTCGGCGACCGGTATGTCCTTGAGATGATGCGGGAGAAGGGCGCCGTGCTGGGCGGCGAGGCGTCCGGGCACCTGATCTTTTTGAACCACCACACGACCGGGGACGGGATCATCTCCGCCCTCCAGCTTCTCTCGGCCCTGCGGCATTACCGGCAACCGCTCTCCGTGCTCGCCCGGGTGATGACCCTCTCGCCCCAGCGGATGATCAACGTGGATGTCAAGACGAAGCCGCCGCTGGATTCGATCCCCGAGCTCCGGAAGGCGATCAAGGAGGCGGAGTCCGAACTTGGGGACAGGGGCCGCGTGCTCATCCGGTATTCGGGCACGCAGGCGATGTGCCGGGTGATGGTCGAGGGCCCCTCGCAGGAGACGACCGACCGGCTGACCCGGGCGCTGGCGGACGTGGTGGCGAGAAGCATCGGCTGAGCGGGGGGGCGCCATGGCGTTTCAGGTGATCGTGGCCGGCGATTTCGACCGGATGAGCGAGCTGGCCGCCGGCCTCGTGCTCGACGATATCCGGCGGGCCGGGGCCCCGTACGTGCTCGGCCTGGCCACCGGGAACTCCCCCACCGGCGTCTACAAGCGGCTGGCCGCCGCCGCCAACGCGGGCCTCTTCGATCCCTCCGGGATACGCAGCTTCAACCTCGACGAGTATGTCGGACTGCCCGGGGAGAACGCCCAGCAGCGCGCGATCCACAAGGAGAGCTACAGCTACTTCATGATCCAGGAGCTGTTCGGTCTCCTGCGGGTGAAGTTCCGGGAGACGAATGTCCCCTGGGGCGCGCTCATCGACCGGGCCCGGCTCGAGACCGAGATGGAGCAGAGCCCCGGCGACTGGACGCTGCGCGGCGCCGACTCCGGCAAGGCGATCGTGATCGACAAGGGGGCGAAATCAGGCTACCTGCGCTGGGTCCGGGAGGAGGTGCTGGACGCCTATGCGGCCAAGATCGCCGGGCTGGGCGGTATCGACCTGCAGATCGTCGGCGTCGGCGGCCGCGGCCACGTCGGGTTCCACGAGGTCGGCATCCCCTTCGAGATCGACCCGATGCTGCTGGTCAAGCTGGACCGCAGCACCATCGGGTACGCGGTAACCGACGGCCATTTCTCCGCCGCGGAGGAGAGCCCGTCGTACGCCGTGTCGATGAGCGCCCCGCTGATCTACCGGGCCCGCACCGTGCTGCTGATCGCCTCCGGCGCGCGCAAGGCGGACGCGGTGGCGAAGGCGCTCTTGATGGAGCCGGACTGCTCCGTGCCGATCTCGTACGGGCACCACCTGGCGAGGGGGGGCGGCCGGATGATCTTCGTGCTGGACCGGCAGGCCGCCGCCGGGGTGCTGGCGCAGGCGGAGCGGCTCAGGGACCGCGGGATCGAACTGGAGGACAGGAGCCGGTAGCCCCGCCCTTTCCGGAAACCGGAATGCGCCCGGTTCAGTAGATCTCGTCCCCCTCGTCGGCGGTGTGGAAAAGGTCGAAGCATTCGCCGTCGCGGCGCGCCGGGTCCGCGCGGAGCAGCGCGGCCTCCGCCGCAACCCGGCGCTCGAGCGCCCGGCGCTCGAGGAGGCGCAGCCTGTCGGGGACGCCCGACGCCGCGACCATCCCCTTCACGGTCTCGAAGACCTCCTCGCTCCCGTACAGCAGGCGCCCCTCGTGCAGGATCTTGGCGGCGATCATCTTCCTGAAGCTGTCGAAGGCCAGTTGCGTTTGCACACGGGAGAGGTTCTTGACCACGTAGTCGATCTCCTCCCGGTAGCGCGGGTGGAAGAGCAGGTACTGCTTCCTCTCGAGGATCGCCTCGTCCAGCGCGCGCAGGATCTCCGGGGGCGTTGCGTCGTCGGCGACGGCTACGATGTCCAGATCCGACCCCCGGACCATCCTGCCGGTGCTCCTCTCCGGGCGGGGGACGGCGTGCGCCATCTCGTAAACGATGTCGCCGGCGATGATGAAGCAGACCCGGTCCTTTACGGCGTCCGGCCGGGGAAGCGACTGGACCGCCGTCGCCATCGTTTCGCGGGCCAGATCGAACTTGGATCGGCTGATCTCCCGGATCTCCTCGCGCAGGAGCTCCGCCCTCGCGGCGACGGCGTCCCGCCGCCCCTCCGCGCCGAGGACGGTGTAGGTCAAGAACTCCCTGCGGATGGACGGCGAGAGCCGGGCGTACCCCTCCACCCCGCGATCCAGGCGGAGGAACCGCGTGCCCGCCGTTTCGATCTGGACGCCCGGGGTCCGGCGGACCAACTGCCACAGCGGCAGGGCGTCCAACCGCGTGCGCTTCATGAGCCGCCAGCCGGTCTGCGGTCCGGTTTCCTCCAGCACCGTCAACAGCTCTCGCGGAAGCATGCACGCACCCGTGCCTCGGCGGCGTCGATGTTCCTATGGCGCCGACGGCGGTTCCTGCTACACTACGCACATTGGAACACAAAGCGGAAACCGATATGAAGAAGAATCGCGGGGGCGCGCCGCGCGGGCCCCGGCCGGGCGGATCCTGGCAGGGGGCGCGGAGCCGCCTCGAGGAGCTGGTGGAGGCGGTCATCAACACCGACATGGCCGCCCTGCGCTTCTCGCCGGAGATGCGGACGCTGGCGTACAGGGTCCTGCAGTTCGACGCCCGCAGGACCAGGGTGGTCATCCTGGGCGGCGGCACGGGCCTCTCCACGGTGGTGGGGGGGAACGCCCAGCGCCCCGACTGGGCCCGGATGCCGTTCGTCGGCCTGAAGGAGGAGTTCCCGCGCCTGAAGGTGGTCGTCTGCACCACCGATGACGGCGGGTCCACCGGGCGCCTCCTGAAGACGATGCCGATGATCGCCATCGGCGACCTGCGCAAGTCGGCCCTCTCGCTGATCCTCTCGGAGAACCTGCAGCGCGCCTACCGGCTGCGCCGGGAGGAGTCGTACGGCCTGGTCCAGTGCATCCAGAGGATCTTCAACCACCGCTTCGCCGAGCGCCCCTCGGATGCGCACCGGCTGGCCGATCCGCTGCTGGTCTTGCCGGTCCGGCAGCGGGCGGCGATCCCCCGGAAGCTCGCCGAACGCCTCCGGGCGCTCGGCGCCTACGTGGCGGCCGGGGGGAAGGGCCCCCGGATCGATCCCGCGGGGCACTGCCTGGGCAACCTCCTGCTCACCTCCGCGATCTTCCGGGAGGCGAAAGGCCGCGCGGACCGGCCGCCCCGTCTGCCCGAGATACAGAGGGGGCTGGACGCCGTCTCGCGGCTCATCGGCGCGACGCCGGGGAGCCTCTTCCCCGCCACGGCGACGCCGGGCCAGCTGAGCTTCCGCTACGCCAACGGGGTCGAGGTGCTCGGGCAGAGCAAGTCGGCCTCCGCCCGGCGGAACTTCCCTGTGGAGCGCCTGACAGCGGGGTTTTGCGGGACGCCGGTCGTGAGCGGGAGGGTGCGCAAGGCGCTCCGGGAGGCGGAGATGATCATCCTGGCGCCCGGCAGTGTCTATACCAGCATCCTCCCCGTTCTCCAGATCGAGCCGATCGCGGAGGCGATCCGCTCCAACCGGAAGGCGCTCAAGATCCTGGGCGCCAACTTCTGGATCCAGGAGGGCGAGACCGACATATCCCGCCGGAGGCAGCGGCAGGAGTTCTGCATCTCCGAGCTGGTGGACGCGTACGATCGCAACGTGGCGGGCGGCGCGCGGGGGCTCTTCGATCTCGTGGTGAGCGCCAACCTGGAGCGCATGCCGGGCAACATCGTGCGCAACTACGCCCTGGAGGGGAAGCGCCCGATCCATTTGGACCGGCGCCGCGTGACCGCCATGGGCTTCCAGCCGGTGGAGGCCACCCTCTTTTCTCCGGAGCAGCTCACGCAGACGCGCGTCATCCAGCACGACGCCGGCCGCTTCGCCCTGGCCCTGCGCTCCATCCTCTACGCGCACAAAACGCTCGGCTGGATCGAGACGCGCCACGAATGCGTTCCCGCCCGGCGCCCTGCCCGGTCCGGGGGGAAGACGCCGTCCGCCCCGCTCCTGTGCGGATACCTGTCCTCGATCGAGACGGCCCTGCGCGGCAAGACGTTCCGCCCCCCCCTGCTGCGGCAGGTGCTCCTGGACCTTGCCTGGGACAACCGCGACATCCTCCCGGAACATCTCGCCTACTTCCGCGCCGCACGGATCGTCCCGGCCGGGTCGTGGCACCGCAGCACCGAGTGGGACAACGTGCTGGGGTTCTTCGACCCTGAGGATCACGGGCTGAAGCTGCACGCGCAGCTGCTCGACAAACCGGCCCGGCTCCGGGAGGACCTTCTGATCGCACTGGGGGAATCCCTCCTGGGC
This window of the Chlamydiota bacterium genome carries:
- a CDS encoding DEAD/DEAH box helicase produces the protein MKISELQSKHGVPQPLVESLLEAGYASLYPPQAEAVRSGMLKGKNLLMAVPTAAGKTLVAELCMVKSILDADGRCLYVVPLRALATEKYEEFKKRWAPLGISVGVATGEYDSPGARLARHQILVATSEKVDSLLRMRARWLAESLTVAVMDEVHYLHDPGRGPTLEFVIARLRQVNPGLQILALSATVRNAREVAAWLNAALVSSDWRPVPLLEGVYEGNTIYYADHTTRSLVAAKANPSQSLVTETVDAGGQALVFVNSRRSTQAAARHLAPHLKGRLAPEEKAALREIARSAGTALQEPTRLCAELADAIRCGAAFHHAGLHPEQRRLVEGAFRAGLIKAICATPTLAAGVNLPARRVVIRDWGRYEAGLGQRPIPVFEYKQFAGRAGRPGYDREGEAILVSKKRGDREMLFEHYIRAATEPLRSRLGEGGALPSHILASIASGYATSMGAILDFLSLTFFAMQEDVQVLSRQTAEIIEQLLAEGLLARRDGAEAAALSPADELHATPFGAVVSRLYLDPRSGTVLRQGLLASGGTHRCEPLLHLICCCPDMPLLGLTKASYAELEEELYVEGSKFLVPPPRGGGLEEHERFLKSMRTAQMLEAWLAEEREEEICERFGVGPGDVRRFVESADWLVYAAERVASVLSIAGVQAPLRDLRRRVLYGIKEELLELVSLKGIGRVRARNLFAAGYRTLETLRKAPAKKLAEVPAIGPQIAASILKQLP
- a CDS encoding zinc ribbon domain-containing protein; the encoded protein is MPIYEYACSRCAKIFSFLVRNTASHKAPKCPKCGGGGMRRAISAFRVGRSEESRMEKLADPSALSGIDENDPKSIARWMRKMGGELGEEMPGEIDEMAERLEAGEDPEGIEGDGGAGFSRDDSGTLYDA
- a CDS encoding oligosaccharide flippase family protein, translated to MTELKEKIGRSTVLTFLAHFLKLAVAFVLLPYIVSTIGKERFGLWVIVVVVTQYCGLADLGIAHPLSKYIAEYYAKREPDRINQVVTTGLAFYVVFGAVVLTVVCAMSGFFLRLFAFPPALYPDALFALRIGVLIFVIELAAACVTSVLRGLQRIDVTRKVQMLYVVINAAGTVLVLWMGFGLRGLFLNDLACLCATAALEIGLSFAALPSLRIARRFLSSEMFRRLFSFGIRVQMSRFSALIGFQLDKVLIGYFLSVGLVTYYEIGAKISFALRQLPLLVFPILVPAFSELSVRRNRAEIYDFAVRLSKVLAFAAVPCTVFTIFAAPRFIEAWVGPGYGLSARVTRLLSVGYLADVLPLILYAVLQGMERPHFQMWTSTLSAAANLVLSVALIRWIGFIGAPLGTCIAMTVTSAFFVWIAHRFFFRVRALPALRRTLRAPCAASALALVPLVACDRAPSLLSAPPSRLANLGILSLQGLLFLAAYLVLARRLGHFTREEKEELGRYVPCARLLLG
- a CDS encoding UDP-N-acetylglucosamine pyrophosphorylase; translated protein: MSEPPGLSPSVLELVKRGVVIRCPGSVEVDPSVDPARIAPGAIIHAGCRLSGSATSVGPGSELGKEGPVVLEDCQLGSRVALKGGFFSGATFLDGVSMGGAAHVRPGTLLEEEAGGAHAVGFKQTILLSYVTAGSLINFCDALMAGGTSRKDHSEIGSSYVHFNYTPHQDKATPSLVGDVPGGVMLNQAPIFLGGQGGLIGPVRIAYGVVVPAGTICRRDLLEARKLFVAPPLLRETRAFAPGVYRGIDRIVANNLIYIGNLWALEAWYRTVRERTMAADAFSRACRAGALARLGEAVSERLKRLKELAAAMPSSLRRARAETGEELPPQVRSQQQGLIDRWPEIEAGVKAGPSPDAGAADRDAFLEAWERVDAGAGHVEAVQSLAPAARASGTAWLQAIVDSAAALWRRA
- a CDS encoding phosphoglucosamine mutase, which produces MGRLFGTDGVRGVANVHPMTAEMALEIGRAAAYVCKRHKTRRHSIVIGKDTRLSGYMLESALTAGICSMGVDVLLVGPMSTPGIAFITRSMRADAGVVISASHNPYQDNGIKLFSRDGFKLPDAVEDEIEKLITGGRIKNIRPTADEIGKAHRIDDAMGRYIVFCKSSFPETLSLEGMRIVLDCANGATYKAAPTIFSELGAEVTVMHCAPDGLNINDRCGSLYTEGLSARVRDLEADIGLAFDGDGDRLIAVDETGREITGDHMMAICAKWYKEQGLLENNLVIATVMSNFGFFVALREMGIEPGVSKVGDRYVLEMMREKGAVLGGEASGHLIFLNHHTTGDGIISALQLLSALRHYRQPLSVLARVMTLSPQRMINVDVKTKPPLDSIPELRKAIKEAESELGDRGRVLIRYSGTQAMCRVMVEGPSQETTDRLTRALADVVARSIG
- a CDS encoding 6-phosphogluconolactonase; protein product: MAFQVIVAGDFDRMSELAAGLVLDDIRRAGAPYVLGLATGNSPTGVYKRLAAAANAGLFDPSGIRSFNLDEYVGLPGENAQQRAIHKESYSYFMIQELFGLLRVKFRETNVPWGALIDRARLETEMEQSPGDWTLRGADSGKAIVIDKGAKSGYLRWVREEVLDAYAAKIAGLGGIDLQIVGVGGRGHVGFHEVGIPFEIDPMLLVKLDRSTIGYAVTDGHFSAAEESPSYAVSMSAPLIYRARTVLLIASGARKADAVAKALLMEPDCSVPISYGHHLARGGGRMIFVLDRQAAAGVLAQAERLRDRGIELEDRSR
- a CDS encoding YvcK family protein — protein: MRTLAYRVLQFDARRTRVVILGGGTGLSTVVGGNAQRPDWARMPFVGLKEEFPRLKVVVCTTDDGGSTGRLLKTMPMIAIGDLRKSALSLILSENLQRAYRLRREESYGLVQCIQRIFNHRFAERPSDAHRLADPLLVLPVRQRAAIPRKLAERLRALGAYVAAGGKGPRIDPAGHCLGNLLLTSAIFREAKGRADRPPRLPEIQRGLDAVSRLIGATPGSLFPATATPGQLSFRYANGVEVLGQSKSASARRNFPVERLTAGFCGTPVVSGRVRKALREAEMIILAPGSVYTSILPVLQIEPIAEAIRSNRKALKILGANFWIQEGETDISRRRQRQEFCISELVDAYDRNVAGGARGLFDLVVSANLERMPGNIVRNYALEGKRPIHLDRRRVTAMGFQPVEATLFSPEQLTQTRVIQHDAGRFALALRSILYAHKTLGWIETRHECVPARRPARSGGKTPSAPLLCGYLSSIETALRGKTFRPPLLRQVLLDLAWDNRDILPEHLAYFRAARIVPAGSWHRSTEWDNVLGFFDPEDHGLKLHAQLLDKPARLREDLLIALGESLLGRYIESRAWIDNRTRGYPGTRCYEIRLRPAAARDCYLTPEQLHAYLTLARMIPDPHEAGCYRMVVNDNEGFLPSGLLFGLMYAWYLNNAYGGIMEYEMSMLRWSSRSLLPHQARERMRRQALVNFFREVVFRRPR